Proteins from one Triticum aestivum cultivar Chinese Spring chromosome 7A, IWGSC CS RefSeq v2.1, whole genome shotgun sequence genomic window:
- the LOC123147424 gene encoding DAG protein, chloroplastic has protein sequence MAALPTAAAAGRVAASAFTFPAKPSASSLAAFLPRAAAAAAAFPAIALAPAGALQRRRRPTAAGAAPGSEQRETILLPGCDYNHWLIVMEFPKDPAPTREQMIDTYLNTLATVLGSMEEAKKNMYAFSTTTYTGFQCTVDEETSEKFKGLPGVLWVLPDSYIDVKNKDYGGDKYINGEIIPCTYPTYQPKERRTSKYESRRYERRRDGPPASRKPKQQATQPESASS, from the exons ATGGCTGCcctgccgaccgccgccgccgccgggcgcgTAGCGGCCAGCGCCTTCACTTTCCCCGCCAAGCCCTCCGCTTCCTCCTTAGCCGCGTTTCTCCCCCGTGCCGCAGCCGCCGCGGCGGCCTTTCCAGCGATCGCCCTCGCACCGGCGGGGGCCCTCCAGCGTCGGCGGAGGCCGACGGCGGCCGGCGCAGCGCCCGGGAGCGAGCAGAGGGAGACGATACTGCTCCCCGGGTGTGACTACAACCACTGGCTGATCGTCATGGAGTTCCCCAAGGACCCCGCGCCCACGCGCGAGCAGATGATCGACACCTACCTCAACACCCTCGCCACCGTCCTCGGCAG CATGGAGGAAGCCAAGAAGAACATGTATGCCTTCAGCACAACCACTTACACTGGGTTCCAGTGCACTGTCGATGAAGAAACATCAGAGAAGTTCAAGG GTTTGCCTGGTGTCCTGTGGGTGCTCCCTGATTCCTACATTGACGTGAAAAACAAAGACTATGGAG GTGATAAATACATAAATGGTGAGATCATTCCATGCACATACCCAACCTATCAACCAAAGGAGCGGAGGACCTCAAAGTATGAAAGCAGACGGTATGAGAGGCGAAGAGATGGCCCTCCTGCCAGCAGGAAACCGAAACAACAGGCCACTCAGCCTGAGTCAGCGTCTTCATGA